One window from the genome of Epinephelus moara isolate mb chromosome 21, YSFRI_EMoa_1.0, whole genome shotgun sequence encodes:
- the myl12.2 gene encoding myosin, light chain 12, genome duplicate 2, protein MSSKRAKGKNTKKRPQRATSNVFAMFDQSQIQEFKEAFNMIDQNRDGFIDKEDLHDMLASLGKNPTDEYLEMMMNEAPGPINFTMFLTMFGEKLNGTDPEDVIRNAFACFDEEGTGIIQEEYLRELLTTMGDRFTDEEVDELFREAPIDKKGNFNYVAFTRILKHGAKDKDD, encoded by the exons ATGTCGAGCAAAAGGGCCAAGGGAAAGAACACCAAGAAGCGTCCTCAGCGTGCCACCTCCAATGTGTTTGCTATGTTTGACCAGTCTCAAATTCAGGAGTTCAAGGAGGCCTTCAACATGATCGACCAAAACAGGGATGGTTTTATTGACAAAGAGGACCTGCATGACATGCTGGCCTCGTTAG GTAAGAACCCTACAGATGAGTATCTGGAGATGATGATGAACGAAGCGCCAGGCCCAATCAACTTCACCATGTTTCTAACCATGTTTGGAGAAAAGCTGAACGGCACAGATCCTGAGGATGTGATTCGAAACGCTTTTGCCTGCTTCGACGAGGAGGGCACAG GTATCATCCAGGAGGAGTACCTGCGGGAGCTGCTCACTACGATGGGCGACAGGTTTACGGATGAAGAAGTGGACGAGCTCTTTCGAGAGGCGCCCATCGACAAGAAAGGCAACTTCAACTATGTAGCATTCACACGCATACTAAAGCACGGTGCAAAGGACAAAGATGATTAG
- the chmp5a gene encoding charged multivesicular body protein 5, whose amino-acid sequence MNRIFGRGKPKAPPPNLSDCIGNVDARSESIEKKIGRLDAELVKYKDQMKKMRDGPSKNMVKQKAMRVLKQKRMYEGQREQLAQQSFNMEQANYTIQTLKDTKTTVDAMKIGAKEMKKAYKDVKLDQIDDLQDQLEDMMEDANEVQEALSRSYGTPEIDEDDLEAELDALGDELLLDDDSSYLDEASAAPSIPEGIPSDSKTNKDGVLVDEFGLPQIPAS is encoded by the exons ATGAACAGAATATTCGGACGCGGAAAGCCGAAGGCGCCTCCTCCGAATCTGTCGGACTGTATCGGTAAT GTGGACGCAAGATCAGAGTCCATTGAGAAGAAGATTGGCAGACTAGATGCTGAACTTGTTAAGTACAAGGATCAGATGAAGAAGATGAGAGATGGGCCCTCGAAG AACATGGTGAAACAGAAGGCGATGAGAGTCCTGAAGCAGAAGAGAAT GTATGAAGGTCAGAGAGAGCAGCTGGCTCAGCAGTCTTTTAACATGGAGCAGGCGAACTACACGATCCAGACGTTAAAGGACACCAAGACAACA GTGGATGCCATGAAGATCGGTGCAAAGGAAATGAAGAAGGCCTACAAGGACGTCAAACTCGATCAGATTGAC GATTTACAGGACCAGCTGGAGGACATGATGGAGGACGCCAACGAGGTACAAGAGGCCCTGAGCCGCAGCTATGGCACTCCAGAGATAGACGAGGACGATCTTGAAGCAG AGCTGGACGCACTGGGTGATGAACTGCTGCTGGATGATGACAGCTCCTACCTGGATGAGGCCTCGGCTGCCCCGTCTATCCCCGAAGGAATCCCCAGTGACAGCAAGACAAACAAG GATGGCGTTTTGGTGGATGAGTTTGGCCTGCCACAGATTCCTGCCTCATAA
- the bag1 gene encoding BAG family molecular chaperone regulator 1, which translates to MSEQTLTVTVAYGSTKHSITLTGQDDSKGPIVKDLSEALTQATGVPQASQKLIFKGKSLKDMEESLSSYGIKEGCKLMLIGKRNSPEEEAELKKLKDIEKSVEQTAKKLEKVDGELTGLKNGFLAKDLQVEALDKLDHRVKVAAEQFMKILEQIDALSLPENFNDCRMKKKGLVKTVQDFLAQCDKIEACISDHLTKIQSKNLALAE; encoded by the exons ATGTCAGAGCAAACGTTAACAGTGACAGTTGCATACG GGTCTACGAAGCACAGCATCACATTAACCGGCCAGGATGATAGCAAGGGCCCCATTGTCAAAGACCTCTCAGAAGCTCTCACCCAAGCTACTGGAGTTCCTCAAGCCTCACAGAAACTTATCTTTAAAG gtaaatccctgaaggatatgGAGGAGAGTCTGTCCAGCTATGGAATAAAAGAAGGGTGCAAACTCATGCTGATTGGAAAGCGG AACAGTCCGGAGGAAGAAGCTGAACTGAAGAAGCTGAAAGACATCGAGAAATCTGTGGAGCAGACGGCTAAAAAGCTGGAGAAAGTTGACGGGGAGTTGACTGGACTCAAGAAT GGCTTCCTGGCCAAAGACCTCCAGGTAGAGGCGTTGGATAAACTAGACCACAGAGTCAAAGTAGCAGCTGAGCAGTTCATGAAGATCCTGGAGCAAATCGATGCTTTG AGTCTTCCAGAGAATTTCAACGACTGCAGAATGAAGAAAAAGGGACTTGTAAAGACGGTGCAG GATTTCCTGGCGCAGTGTGACAAGATCGAGGCGTGTATATCAGACCACCTAACAAAGATCCAGTCGAAAAACCTTGCCCTGGCTGAATAG